Proteins from a single region of Corvus hawaiiensis isolate bCorHaw1 chromosome 6, bCorHaw1.pri.cur, whole genome shotgun sequence:
- the CTNND1 gene encoding catenin delta-1 isoform X2, producing the protein MDDSEVESTASILASVKEQEAQFEKLTRALEEERRHVSAQLERVRVSPQDAGPGLANGTLTRRHQNGRFLGDADLERQKYSDLKLNGPQDHSHLLYSTIPRMQDPGQIVEETYTMEEDPEGAMSVVSVETSDDGTTRRTETTVKKVVKTVTTRTVQQVPVGPDGLPLETSPVTSNYVQTMDRNFRKNGNGGPGSYLGQAGTATLPRNYHYPDGYGRPYEDGYPGSDHSYGSLSRVTRIDERYRPSMDTYRAPSRQDIYGPQPQVRVGGSNMDLNHFHPEPYGLEDDQRSVGFEDVDYGLMSDYGTARRAGTPSDARRRLRSYEDMLVDDMAPDRYYWAPLAQHERGSLASLDSLRKGGPAPGNWRQPELPEVIAMLSFRLDAVKSNAAAYLQHLCYRNDKVKTEVRRLKGIPVLVGLLDHPKKEVHYGACGALKNISFGKDQDNKIAIKNCDGVPALVRLLRKAHDMDLTEVITGTLWNLSSHDSIKMAIVDHALHALTDEVVIPRSGWEREPNEDSKPRHIEWESVLTNTAGCLRNVSSERSEARRKLRECDGLVDALIYIVQSEIGQKDSDSKLVENCVCLLRNLSYQVHREIPHAERYQETPLAPANNAGPHAASCFGAKKGKGKKLPEDPGADTVDFPKRTTPAKGYELLFQPEVVRIYISLLKESKTPAILEASAGAIQNLCAGSWTYGRYIRSALRQEKGLSAIADLLTHDSERVVKAASGALRNLAVDLRNKELIGKHAIPNLVKNLPGGQQTPAKNLSEDTVVSILNTINEVIVDNLEAAKKLRETQGIEKLVLINKSGNRSEREVRAAALVLQTVWGYKELRKPLEKEGWKKSDFQVNLSNASRTQGGNSFDDSTLPLIDRNQKTDKKSSREEIQMSNMGPDNYSTLNERDHGRTLDRSGDLGEMEPVKAAPLMQEEGQESQPEVEEAEEDAAVPSPVSKI; encoded by the exons ATGGACGACTCGGAAGTGGAGTCGACCGCCAGCATCCTTGCCTCTGTCAAGGAGCAGGAGGCACAGTTCGAGAAGCTGACCCGGGCCCTGGAGGAGGAACGGCGCCATGTCTCAGCCCAGCTGGAGCGAGTGCGGGTCTCCCCACAGGACGCCGGCCCGGGCTTGGCCAACGGCACGCTCACCCGGCGGCACCAG AACGGACGTTTCCTGGGCGATGCTGACCTGGAAAGGCAGAAGTATTCAGATCTGAAGCTCAACGGGCCACAG GACCACAGCCACCTCTTGTACAGCACAATCCCCAGGATGCAGGACCCGGGCCAGATCGTGGAGGAGACGTACACCATGGAGGAGGACCCGGAAGGGGCCATGTCAGTTGTGTCTGTGGAGACATCAGATGATGGGACAACCCGGCGTACAGAGACCACG GTGAAGAAAGTGGTGAAGACCGTGACCACCCGGACGGTGCAGCAGGTGCCGGTGGGGCCTGACGGGCTGCCTTTGGAAACGTCCCCCGTCACCAGCAACTACGTCCAGACCATGGACAGGAACTTCCGCAAGAACGGCAACGGGGGCCCCGGCAGCTACCTGGGCCAGGCGGGCACAGCCACCCTCCCTCGCAACTACCACTACCCCGACGGCTACGGCCGCCCCTACGAGGACGGGTACCCGGGCAGCGACCACAGCTACGGCAGCCTGTCCCGCGTCACCCGCATCGACGAGCGCTACCGCCCCTCCATGGACACCTACCGCGCCCCCAGCCGCCAGGACATCTAcggcccccagccccaggtgcgCGTCGGGGGCAGCAACATGGACCTCAACCATTTCCACCCCGAGCCCTACGGCCTGGAGGATGACCAGCGCAGCGTGGGCTTTGAAGACGTGGACTACGGGCTCATGTCTGACTACGGCACGGCCAGGAGGGCGGGGACCCCGTCTGACGCTCGGCGGCGGCTCAG GAGTTATGAAGACATGCTGGTGGATGACATGGCCCCCGACCGGTACTACTGGGCCCCGCTGGCCCAGCACGAGCGGGGCAGCCTGGCCAGCCTGGACAGCCTGCGGAAAGGCGGCCCGGCCCCAGGGAACTGGCGCCAGCCGGAGCTGCCGGAGGTCATAGCCATGCTGAGCTTCCGGCTGGACGCCGTCAAGTCCAACGCGGCCGCCTACCTGCAGCACCTGTGCTACCGCAACGACAAGGTGAAGACGGAGGTGCGCCGGCTGAAGGGCATCCCCGTGCTCGTGGGGCTGCTGGACCACCCCAAGAAGGAGGTGCACTACGGCGCCTGCGGAGCCCTCAAGAACATCTCCTTCGGCAAGGACCAGGATAACAAGATCGCCATCAAGAACTGCGACGGCGTGCCCGCACTGGTGCGCCTGCTGCGCAAGGCCCACGACATGGACCTCACCGAGGTCATCACAG GGACGCTGTGGAACCTCTCCTCGCACGACTCCATCAAGATGGCCATCGTGGATCACGCACTACATGCCCTGACGGATGAGGTGGTCATTCCCCGCTCCGGCTGGGAGCGGGAGCCCAACGAGGACTCCAAACCCCGCCATATAGAGTGGGAGTCGGTGCTCACCAACACTGCTGGCTGCCTTAG gaACGTGAGCTCGGAGCGGAGCGAGGCCCGTCGGAAGCTGCGGGAATGTGACGGGCTGGTGGACGCCCTGATCTACATCGTGCAGTCCGAGATCGGCCAGAAGGACTCGGACAGCAAG cTGGTGGAGAACTGTGTGTGCCTGCTGAGGAACCTGTCCTACCAAGTCCACCGCGAGATCCCCCACGCCGAGCGCTACCAGGAGacgccccttgcccctgccaaCAATGCCGGGCCCCACGCCGCCAGCTGCTTCGGGGCCAAGAAAGGCAAAG GTAAAAAGCTCCCGGAAGACCCTGGTGCCGACACAGTGGATTTTCCCAAAAGAACAACTCCAGCCAAAG GCTACGAGCTCCTCTTCCAGCCAGAAGTGGTGCGGATATACATCTCCCTCCTGAAGGAAAGCAAGACCCCAGCTATCCTGGAGGCTTCGGCTGGAGCCATCCAGAACCTGTGCGCGGGCAGCTGGACG TACGGCCGTTACATCCGCTCGGCCCTGCGCCAGGAGAAGGGGCTCTCCGCCATCGCCGACCTCCTGACCCACGACAGCGAGCGCGTGGTGAAAGCGGCGTCCGGGGCCCTGCGCAACCTGGCTGTGGACCTGCGCAACAAGGAGCTGATCG GCAAACATGCCATCCCCAACCTGGTGAAGAACCTGCCTGGAGGCCAGCAGACCCCTGCCAAAAACCTCTCTGAGGACACAGTAGTGTCAATCCTCAACACCATCAATGAAGTGATCGTGGACAACCTCGAGGCGGCCAAGAAGCTCCGGGAAACACAGGGCATCGAGAAGCTTGTGCTGATCAACAAATCTGG GAACCGCTCAGAGAGAGAAGTCCGGGCAGCCGCCCTAGTCCTGCAGACAGTCTGGGGCTATAAGGAGCTGCGGAAGCCCCTTGAGAAGGAAGGCTGGAAGAAGTCAGATTTCCAG GTGAACCTGAGCAATGCCTCTCGGACCCAGGGAGGCAACTCCTTTGATGACAGCACCTTGCCTCTCATCGACAGGAACCAAAAAACAG ACAAGAAATCCTCCCGGGAGGAGATCCAGATGAGCAACATGGGACCAG acAACTATTCCACGCTCAACGAGAGGGACCACGGCAGGACGCTGGACCGATCCGGTGACCTCGGGGAGATGGAGCCGGTGAAGGCAGCGCCGCTGATG caggaggaggggcaggagtCTCAGCCCGAGGtagaggaggcagaggaagatgCTGCTGTGCCCTCCCCCGTGTCG AAGATCTAG
- the CTNND1 gene encoding catenin delta-1 isoform X4, protein MDDSEVESTASILASVKEQEAQFEKLTRALEEERRHVSAQLERVRVSPQDAGPGLANGTLTRRHQNGRFLGDADLERQKYSDLKLNGPQDHSHLLYSTIPRMQDPGQIVEETYTMEEDPEGAMSVVSVETSDDGTTRRTETTVKKVVKTVTTRTVQQVPVGPDGLPLETSPVTSNYVQTMDRNFRKNGNGGPGSYLGQAGTATLPRNYHYPDGYGRPYEDGYPGSDHSYGSLSRVTRIDERYRPSMDTYRAPSRQDIYGPQPQVRVGGSNMDLNHFHPEPYGLEDDQRSVGFEDVDYGLMSDYGTARRAGTPSDARRRLRSYEDMLVDDMAPDRYYWAPLAQHERGSLASLDSLRKGGPAPGNWRQPELPEVIAMLSFRLDAVKSNAAAYLQHLCYRNDKVKTEVRRLKGIPVLVGLLDHPKKEVHYGACGALKNISFGKDQDNKIAIKNCDGVPALVRLLRKAHDMDLTEVITGTLWNLSSHDSIKMAIVDHALHALTDEVVIPRSGWEREPNEDSKPRHIEWESVLTNTAGCLRNVSSERSEARRKLRECDGLVDALIYIVQSEIGQKDSDSKLVENCVCLLRNLSYQVHREIPHAERYQETPLAPANNAGPHAASCFGAKKGKGKKLPEDPGADTVDFPKRTTPAKGYELLFQPEVVRIYISLLKESKTPAILEASAGAIQNLCAGSWTYGRYIRSALRQEKGLSAIADLLTHDSERVVKAASGALRNLAVDLRNKELIGKHAIPNLVKNLPGGQQTPAKNLSEDTVVSILNTINEVIVDNLEAAKKLRETQGIEKLVLINKSGNRSEREVRAAALVLQTVWGYKELRKPLEKEGWKKSDFQVNLSNASRTQGGNSFDDSTLPLIDRNQKTDNYSTLNERDHGRTLDRSGDLGEMEPVKAAPLMQEEGQESQPEVEEAEEDAAVPSPVSKI, encoded by the exons ATGGACGACTCGGAAGTGGAGTCGACCGCCAGCATCCTTGCCTCTGTCAAGGAGCAGGAGGCACAGTTCGAGAAGCTGACCCGGGCCCTGGAGGAGGAACGGCGCCATGTCTCAGCCCAGCTGGAGCGAGTGCGGGTCTCCCCACAGGACGCCGGCCCGGGCTTGGCCAACGGCACGCTCACCCGGCGGCACCAG AACGGACGTTTCCTGGGCGATGCTGACCTGGAAAGGCAGAAGTATTCAGATCTGAAGCTCAACGGGCCACAG GACCACAGCCACCTCTTGTACAGCACAATCCCCAGGATGCAGGACCCGGGCCAGATCGTGGAGGAGACGTACACCATGGAGGAGGACCCGGAAGGGGCCATGTCAGTTGTGTCTGTGGAGACATCAGATGATGGGACAACCCGGCGTACAGAGACCACG GTGAAGAAAGTGGTGAAGACCGTGACCACCCGGACGGTGCAGCAGGTGCCGGTGGGGCCTGACGGGCTGCCTTTGGAAACGTCCCCCGTCACCAGCAACTACGTCCAGACCATGGACAGGAACTTCCGCAAGAACGGCAACGGGGGCCCCGGCAGCTACCTGGGCCAGGCGGGCACAGCCACCCTCCCTCGCAACTACCACTACCCCGACGGCTACGGCCGCCCCTACGAGGACGGGTACCCGGGCAGCGACCACAGCTACGGCAGCCTGTCCCGCGTCACCCGCATCGACGAGCGCTACCGCCCCTCCATGGACACCTACCGCGCCCCCAGCCGCCAGGACATCTAcggcccccagccccaggtgcgCGTCGGGGGCAGCAACATGGACCTCAACCATTTCCACCCCGAGCCCTACGGCCTGGAGGATGACCAGCGCAGCGTGGGCTTTGAAGACGTGGACTACGGGCTCATGTCTGACTACGGCACGGCCAGGAGGGCGGGGACCCCGTCTGACGCTCGGCGGCGGCTCAG GAGTTATGAAGACATGCTGGTGGATGACATGGCCCCCGACCGGTACTACTGGGCCCCGCTGGCCCAGCACGAGCGGGGCAGCCTGGCCAGCCTGGACAGCCTGCGGAAAGGCGGCCCGGCCCCAGGGAACTGGCGCCAGCCGGAGCTGCCGGAGGTCATAGCCATGCTGAGCTTCCGGCTGGACGCCGTCAAGTCCAACGCGGCCGCCTACCTGCAGCACCTGTGCTACCGCAACGACAAGGTGAAGACGGAGGTGCGCCGGCTGAAGGGCATCCCCGTGCTCGTGGGGCTGCTGGACCACCCCAAGAAGGAGGTGCACTACGGCGCCTGCGGAGCCCTCAAGAACATCTCCTTCGGCAAGGACCAGGATAACAAGATCGCCATCAAGAACTGCGACGGCGTGCCCGCACTGGTGCGCCTGCTGCGCAAGGCCCACGACATGGACCTCACCGAGGTCATCACAG GGACGCTGTGGAACCTCTCCTCGCACGACTCCATCAAGATGGCCATCGTGGATCACGCACTACATGCCCTGACGGATGAGGTGGTCATTCCCCGCTCCGGCTGGGAGCGGGAGCCCAACGAGGACTCCAAACCCCGCCATATAGAGTGGGAGTCGGTGCTCACCAACACTGCTGGCTGCCTTAG gaACGTGAGCTCGGAGCGGAGCGAGGCCCGTCGGAAGCTGCGGGAATGTGACGGGCTGGTGGACGCCCTGATCTACATCGTGCAGTCCGAGATCGGCCAGAAGGACTCGGACAGCAAG cTGGTGGAGAACTGTGTGTGCCTGCTGAGGAACCTGTCCTACCAAGTCCACCGCGAGATCCCCCACGCCGAGCGCTACCAGGAGacgccccttgcccctgccaaCAATGCCGGGCCCCACGCCGCCAGCTGCTTCGGGGCCAAGAAAGGCAAAG GTAAAAAGCTCCCGGAAGACCCTGGTGCCGACACAGTGGATTTTCCCAAAAGAACAACTCCAGCCAAAG GCTACGAGCTCCTCTTCCAGCCAGAAGTGGTGCGGATATACATCTCCCTCCTGAAGGAAAGCAAGACCCCAGCTATCCTGGAGGCTTCGGCTGGAGCCATCCAGAACCTGTGCGCGGGCAGCTGGACG TACGGCCGTTACATCCGCTCGGCCCTGCGCCAGGAGAAGGGGCTCTCCGCCATCGCCGACCTCCTGACCCACGACAGCGAGCGCGTGGTGAAAGCGGCGTCCGGGGCCCTGCGCAACCTGGCTGTGGACCTGCGCAACAAGGAGCTGATCG GCAAACATGCCATCCCCAACCTGGTGAAGAACCTGCCTGGAGGCCAGCAGACCCCTGCCAAAAACCTCTCTGAGGACACAGTAGTGTCAATCCTCAACACCATCAATGAAGTGATCGTGGACAACCTCGAGGCGGCCAAGAAGCTCCGGGAAACACAGGGCATCGAGAAGCTTGTGCTGATCAACAAATCTGG GAACCGCTCAGAGAGAGAAGTCCGGGCAGCCGCCCTAGTCCTGCAGACAGTCTGGGGCTATAAGGAGCTGCGGAAGCCCCTTGAGAAGGAAGGCTGGAAGAAGTCAGATTTCCAG GTGAACCTGAGCAATGCCTCTCGGACCCAGGGAGGCAACTCCTTTGATGACAGCACCTTGCCTCTCATCGACAGGAACCAAAAAACAG acAACTATTCCACGCTCAACGAGAGGGACCACGGCAGGACGCTGGACCGATCCGGTGACCTCGGGGAGATGGAGCCGGTGAAGGCAGCGCCGCTGATG caggaggaggggcaggagtCTCAGCCCGAGGtagaggaggcagaggaagatgCTGCTGTGCCCTCCCCCGTGTCG AAGATCTAG
- the CTNND1 gene encoding catenin delta-1 isoform X1 — protein MDDSEVESTASILASVKEQEAQFEKLTRALEEERRHVSAQLERVRVSPQDAGPGLANGTLTRRHQNGRFLGDADLERQKYSDLKLNGPQDHSHLLYSTIPRMQDPGQIVEETYTMEEDPEGAMSVVSVETSDDGTTRRTETTVKKVVKTVTTRTVQQVPVGPDGLPLETSPVTSNYVQTMDRNFRKNGNGGPGSYLGQAGTATLPRNYHYPDGYGRPYEDGYPGSDHSYGSLSRVTRIDERYRPSMDTYRAPSRQDIYGPQPQVRVGGSNMDLNHFHPEPYGLEDDQRSVGFEDVDYGLMSDYGTARRAGTPSDARRRLRSYEDMLVDDMAPDRYYWAPLAQHERGSLASLDSLRKGGPAPGNWRQPELPEVIAMLSFRLDAVKSNAAAYLQHLCYRNDKVKTEVRRLKGIPVLVGLLDHPKKEVHYGACGALKNISFGKDQDNKIAIKNCDGVPALVRLLRKAHDMDLTEVITGTLWNLSSHDSIKMAIVDHALHALTDEVVIPRSGWEREPNEDSKPRHIEWESVLTNTAGCLRNVSSERSEARRKLRECDGLVDALIYIVQSEIGQKDSDSKLVENCVCLLRNLSYQVHREIPHAERYQETPLAPANNAGPHAASCFGAKKGKDEWFSRGKKLPEDPGADTVDFPKRTTPAKGYELLFQPEVVRIYISLLKESKTPAILEASAGAIQNLCAGSWTYGRYIRSALRQEKGLSAIADLLTHDSERVVKAASGALRNLAVDLRNKELIGKHAIPNLVKNLPGGQQTPAKNLSEDTVVSILNTINEVIVDNLEAAKKLRETQGIEKLVLINKSGNRSEREVRAAALVLQTVWGYKELRKPLEKEGWKKSDFQVNLSNASRTQGGNSFDDSTLPLIDRNQKTDKKSSREEIQMSNMGPDNYSTLNERDHGRTLDRSGDLGEMEPVKAAPLMQEEGQESQPEVEEAEEDAAVPSPVSKI, from the exons ATGGACGACTCGGAAGTGGAGTCGACCGCCAGCATCCTTGCCTCTGTCAAGGAGCAGGAGGCACAGTTCGAGAAGCTGACCCGGGCCCTGGAGGAGGAACGGCGCCATGTCTCAGCCCAGCTGGAGCGAGTGCGGGTCTCCCCACAGGACGCCGGCCCGGGCTTGGCCAACGGCACGCTCACCCGGCGGCACCAG AACGGACGTTTCCTGGGCGATGCTGACCTGGAAAGGCAGAAGTATTCAGATCTGAAGCTCAACGGGCCACAG GACCACAGCCACCTCTTGTACAGCACAATCCCCAGGATGCAGGACCCGGGCCAGATCGTGGAGGAGACGTACACCATGGAGGAGGACCCGGAAGGGGCCATGTCAGTTGTGTCTGTGGAGACATCAGATGATGGGACAACCCGGCGTACAGAGACCACG GTGAAGAAAGTGGTGAAGACCGTGACCACCCGGACGGTGCAGCAGGTGCCGGTGGGGCCTGACGGGCTGCCTTTGGAAACGTCCCCCGTCACCAGCAACTACGTCCAGACCATGGACAGGAACTTCCGCAAGAACGGCAACGGGGGCCCCGGCAGCTACCTGGGCCAGGCGGGCACAGCCACCCTCCCTCGCAACTACCACTACCCCGACGGCTACGGCCGCCCCTACGAGGACGGGTACCCGGGCAGCGACCACAGCTACGGCAGCCTGTCCCGCGTCACCCGCATCGACGAGCGCTACCGCCCCTCCATGGACACCTACCGCGCCCCCAGCCGCCAGGACATCTAcggcccccagccccaggtgcgCGTCGGGGGCAGCAACATGGACCTCAACCATTTCCACCCCGAGCCCTACGGCCTGGAGGATGACCAGCGCAGCGTGGGCTTTGAAGACGTGGACTACGGGCTCATGTCTGACTACGGCACGGCCAGGAGGGCGGGGACCCCGTCTGACGCTCGGCGGCGGCTCAG GAGTTATGAAGACATGCTGGTGGATGACATGGCCCCCGACCGGTACTACTGGGCCCCGCTGGCCCAGCACGAGCGGGGCAGCCTGGCCAGCCTGGACAGCCTGCGGAAAGGCGGCCCGGCCCCAGGGAACTGGCGCCAGCCGGAGCTGCCGGAGGTCATAGCCATGCTGAGCTTCCGGCTGGACGCCGTCAAGTCCAACGCGGCCGCCTACCTGCAGCACCTGTGCTACCGCAACGACAAGGTGAAGACGGAGGTGCGCCGGCTGAAGGGCATCCCCGTGCTCGTGGGGCTGCTGGACCACCCCAAGAAGGAGGTGCACTACGGCGCCTGCGGAGCCCTCAAGAACATCTCCTTCGGCAAGGACCAGGATAACAAGATCGCCATCAAGAACTGCGACGGCGTGCCCGCACTGGTGCGCCTGCTGCGCAAGGCCCACGACATGGACCTCACCGAGGTCATCACAG GGACGCTGTGGAACCTCTCCTCGCACGACTCCATCAAGATGGCCATCGTGGATCACGCACTACATGCCCTGACGGATGAGGTGGTCATTCCCCGCTCCGGCTGGGAGCGGGAGCCCAACGAGGACTCCAAACCCCGCCATATAGAGTGGGAGTCGGTGCTCACCAACACTGCTGGCTGCCTTAG gaACGTGAGCTCGGAGCGGAGCGAGGCCCGTCGGAAGCTGCGGGAATGTGACGGGCTGGTGGACGCCCTGATCTACATCGTGCAGTCCGAGATCGGCCAGAAGGACTCGGACAGCAAG cTGGTGGAGAACTGTGTGTGCCTGCTGAGGAACCTGTCCTACCAAGTCCACCGCGAGATCCCCCACGCCGAGCGCTACCAGGAGacgccccttgcccctgccaaCAATGCCGGGCCCCACGCCGCCAGCTGCTTCGGGGCCAAGAAAGGCAAAG ACGAGTGGTTCTCCAGAG GTAAAAAGCTCCCGGAAGACCCTGGTGCCGACACAGTGGATTTTCCCAAAAGAACAACTCCAGCCAAAG GCTACGAGCTCCTCTTCCAGCCAGAAGTGGTGCGGATATACATCTCCCTCCTGAAGGAAAGCAAGACCCCAGCTATCCTGGAGGCTTCGGCTGGAGCCATCCAGAACCTGTGCGCGGGCAGCTGGACG TACGGCCGTTACATCCGCTCGGCCCTGCGCCAGGAGAAGGGGCTCTCCGCCATCGCCGACCTCCTGACCCACGACAGCGAGCGCGTGGTGAAAGCGGCGTCCGGGGCCCTGCGCAACCTGGCTGTGGACCTGCGCAACAAGGAGCTGATCG GCAAACATGCCATCCCCAACCTGGTGAAGAACCTGCCTGGAGGCCAGCAGACCCCTGCCAAAAACCTCTCTGAGGACACAGTAGTGTCAATCCTCAACACCATCAATGAAGTGATCGTGGACAACCTCGAGGCGGCCAAGAAGCTCCGGGAAACACAGGGCATCGAGAAGCTTGTGCTGATCAACAAATCTGG GAACCGCTCAGAGAGAGAAGTCCGGGCAGCCGCCCTAGTCCTGCAGACAGTCTGGGGCTATAAGGAGCTGCGGAAGCCCCTTGAGAAGGAAGGCTGGAAGAAGTCAGATTTCCAG GTGAACCTGAGCAATGCCTCTCGGACCCAGGGAGGCAACTCCTTTGATGACAGCACCTTGCCTCTCATCGACAGGAACCAAAAAACAG ACAAGAAATCCTCCCGGGAGGAGATCCAGATGAGCAACATGGGACCAG acAACTATTCCACGCTCAACGAGAGGGACCACGGCAGGACGCTGGACCGATCCGGTGACCTCGGGGAGATGGAGCCGGTGAAGGCAGCGCCGCTGATG caggaggaggggcaggagtCTCAGCCCGAGGtagaggaggcagaggaagatgCTGCTGTGCCCTCCCCCGTGTCG AAGATCTAG